In a genomic window of Octadecabacter temperatus:
- a CDS encoding Hint domain-containing protein, which translates to MATLELYVTGDEIGFYNSVSVSGKSNGTKVILGDTNPLGSSTDVFRIEISGVSGSDTGFEYGMIVTVYAYPDTAPPTPIYTSQLSDPDAYNGRATSADHFIFDGVGDTGLVIDLDGISTGDHQIGPGISPTRYQEFEFSSLSTTPPVFPCFAKGTLIETDAGPIAVESLTIGDLVRTMDNGFQPIRWIGNRKISGRADMAPILIRAGALGNYRNLYVSPQHRMLVNDWRSEMYFGEPQVFVAAKHLTNDSTIRSAPCDEVTYVHMSFDQHEVIYAEGIPSESLHLGAMTMSSLDRASKAEVLTLFPELQVNEPSPIAHACLRRWEGELLQIG; encoded by the coding sequence GTGGCCACTCTGGAACTATACGTCACGGGCGATGAGATTGGGTTTTACAACTCTGTTTCTGTCAGCGGTAAAAGCAATGGAACCAAGGTCATCCTTGGCGACACAAATCCGCTTGGCTCATCGACTGACGTGTTCCGGATAGAGATTTCGGGCGTAAGTGGTTCGGACACTGGGTTCGAGTACGGCATGATCGTTACGGTTTATGCCTACCCCGACACCGCCCCCCCCACACCAATATACACAAGCCAACTGTCAGATCCCGACGCCTACAATGGGCGCGCAACGTCGGCTGATCACTTTATCTTTGACGGCGTGGGCGACACCGGCTTGGTAATAGACTTAGACGGAATCTCAACCGGCGATCACCAAATTGGCCCCGGCATTAGCCCGACCCGCTATCAAGAGTTTGAGTTTTCAAGCCTGTCGACAACCCCACCCGTATTTCCTTGCTTTGCAAAGGGTACATTGATTGAAACAGATGCAGGGCCAATCGCGGTTGAATCACTGACCATTGGTGATCTTGTGCGCACAATGGACAACGGGTTCCAGCCAATTCGATGGATCGGAAACCGCAAGATCAGCGGACGGGCGGACATGGCACCAATCTTGATCCGCGCAGGAGCATTGGGCAATTATCGCAACCTATATGTTTCACCGCAACACCGCATGCTCGTGAATGACTGGCGCAGCGAGATGTATTTCGGTGAACCGCAGGTTTTTGTTGCGGCCAAGCACCTCACGAACGATTCCACCATTCGCAGTGCACCATGCGACGAAGTCACCTACGTCCACATGAGCTTTGATCAACACGAGGTCATCTATGCTGAGGGCATCCCCTCCGAGAGCTTACATCTCGGGGCGATGACAATGTCATCCCTAGATCGCGCATCCAAAGCCGAAGTTCTAACCCTGTTCCCAGAGCTTCAAGTCAATGAACCAAGCCCAATTGCCCACGCGTGTTTGCGACGTTGGGAAGGTGAACTTTTACAGATTGGCTAG
- the purM gene encoding phosphoribosylformylglycinamidine cyclo-ligase produces the protein MSDTSKTGLTYADAGVDIDAGNTLVERIKPAAKRTTRPGVMAGLGGFGAMFDLKGAGYSDPILVGATDGVGTKLRIAIDTGNVDGVGIDLVAMCVNDLVCQGAEPLFFLDYFATGKLELEQATRIINGIAKGCELSGCALIGGETAEMPGMYPEGDFDLAGFSVGAMERGADLPAGVEEGDVLVGITSNGVHSNGYSLVRAIVEKSGLGWGDDCPWGAGTLGEALLAPTTLYVKGCVAALKDEGAVHAFAHITGGGLTENLPRVLPEGLGANVELNAWPLPPVFKWLAEQGGLDEAEMLKTFNCGMGMVAVVKRDKAQAIGNTFEAAGHSVAVIGEIVAGEGVSYTGSLV, from the coding sequence ATGAGCGATACGAGCAAAACTGGACTGACATATGCGGATGCTGGCGTTGATATCGACGCAGGTAACACGCTGGTAGAACGCATTAAGCCGGCAGCTAAACGCACCACGCGACCCGGTGTTATGGCAGGGCTTGGCGGCTTTGGCGCGATGTTTGATTTGAAAGGCGCTGGTTATAGCGATCCGATCCTTGTGGGGGCGACGGACGGTGTCGGTACCAAACTGCGCATCGCCATTGATACGGGTAACGTCGACGGCGTTGGGATTGATCTTGTTGCCATGTGCGTCAACGATCTGGTTTGCCAAGGCGCTGAGCCGCTGTTTTTCCTAGACTATTTCGCGACTGGCAAGCTTGAACTTGAACAAGCAACACGCATCATCAACGGCATCGCTAAGGGCTGTGAGCTGTCTGGTTGTGCATTGATTGGCGGCGAAACGGCGGAAATGCCCGGCATGTACCCTGAAGGTGATTTCGACCTTGCTGGCTTCAGCGTTGGTGCGATGGAACGTGGCGCTGATCTGCCTGCGGGTGTTGAAGAGGGTGACGTTTTGGTCGGCATTACGTCCAATGGTGTGCATTCTAACGGCTATTCTTTGGTCCGTGCGATTGTTGAAAAATCCGGTCTTGGCTGGGGCGACGACTGTCCTTGGGGTGCTGGTACATTGGGGGAAGCTCTGCTTGCGCCAACGACACTTTACGTAAAAGGCTGCGTTGCGGCACTGAAAGATGAGGGCGCTGTTCACGCGTTTGCCCACATTACGGGCGGTGGCTTGACCGAAAACCTGCCGCGCGTCTTGCCTGAAGGGCTTGGTGCGAACGTCGAACTGAATGCATGGCCTTTGCCACCCGTGTTCAAATGGTTGGCTGAGCAGGGCGGCTTGGATGAAGCTGAAATGCTTAAGACCTTCAACTGCGGGATGGGCATGGTCGCTGTTGTGAAGCGCGACAAAGCGCAGGCCATCGGCAACACCTTTGAAGCCGCAGGCCACAGCGTGGCAGTAATCGGTGAGATCGTTGCGGGCGAGGGCGTCAGCTACACAGGCTCATTGGTATGA
- the bmt gene encoding betaine--homocysteine S-methyltransferase translates to MSSIQPNALSDLLATRDWLLADGATGTTLFNMGLQSGDAPEFWNFEHTDRITALYQGAVDAGSDIFLTNTFGGNASRLKLHDGQDRVSEINKAGAEIGREVADKSGRKIVVAGSVGPTGDIMDHMGGTLTFDSAVEMFHEQAEGLKAGGADVCWVETISAGDEFKAAAAAFALADMPWCGTMSFDTAGRTMMGLTSAELVKLVGKLPNPPIAFGANCGVGSSDLLRTVLGFAAAGPEQPVIAKGNAGIPKYVEGHIHYDGTPELMADYACLARNSGASIIGGCCGTTPEHLKAMREALETRPKAAAPTLEEIAEAMGGFSSESDGTDGAGPTRAPRRGRRRS, encoded by the coding sequence ATGTCCAGTATTCAACCGAACGCCCTGTCTGATCTTCTTGCAACCCGCGATTGGCTTTTGGCTGATGGCGCAACCGGTACGACCCTGTTCAACATGGGGCTACAGTCTGGCGATGCTCCGGAATTTTGGAATTTTGAACATACAGACCGGATCACCGCCCTATACCAAGGCGCGGTTGATGCTGGTTCCGACATTTTCCTGACCAACACTTTTGGCGGCAACGCGTCACGCCTCAAATTGCACGACGGCCAAGACCGAGTGTCTGAGATCAACAAAGCCGGCGCTGAGATAGGCCGCGAAGTCGCGGATAAGTCTGGGCGCAAAATCGTTGTTGCAGGCTCTGTCGGGCCAACGGGCGACATCATGGACCACATGGGTGGCACGCTGACATTCGATTCCGCCGTTGAGATGTTTCACGAGCAGGCTGAAGGGCTGAAAGCTGGTGGTGCAGATGTGTGCTGGGTCGAAACAATTTCCGCTGGCGATGAGTTCAAAGCCGCCGCCGCAGCCTTTGCGCTTGCCGACATGCCATGGTGCGGCACCATGAGTTTCGACACAGCCGGACGCACAATGATGGGTCTTACCAGCGCTGAATTGGTAAAGCTTGTCGGAAAATTACCAAACCCACCAATCGCGTTCGGTGCGAACTGCGGTGTTGGATCATCTGACCTGTTGCGCACTGTCTTGGGGTTCGCTGCGGCTGGGCCTGAACAACCCGTCATCGCAAAAGGCAACGCAGGCATCCCGAAATACGTTGAAGGCCACATCCACTATGATGGCACACCTGAGCTGATGGCCGACTACGCCTGTCTTGCCCGCAATAGCGGCGCGTCAATCATTGGTGGCTGCTGTGGCACGACACCAGAACATTTGAAGGCGATGCGCGAAGCACTGGAAACGCGCCCTAAAGCTGCTGCACCAACGTTGGAAGAAATCGCCGAAGCAATGGGTGGTTTTTCTTCTGAATCTGATGGCACTGATGGTGCAGGACCAACACGCGCACCGCGCCGTGGCCGACGCCGCAGCTAA
- a CDS encoding SufE family protein, translated as MATTAFEDIAETFEFLDDWEDRYAHVIDMGREMPPLDDAFKVPATKVDGCASQVWLVPKVDDGVFTFQGASDAMIVSGLIAILHALYNGLPVNEVAGVDARAEFERLGLNDHLSAQRSNGLRAMIERIRSVTA; from the coding sequence ATGGCCACGACCGCCTTTGAAGATATTGCTGAAACGTTCGAGTTTCTGGATGATTGGGAAGACCGGTATGCGCATGTCATCGACATGGGCCGCGAGATGCCGCCGCTTGATGACGCGTTCAAAGTTCCCGCGACCAAGGTTGATGGCTGTGCATCACAGGTTTGGCTGGTTCCCAAGGTCGATGACGGCGTGTTCACGTTCCAAGGCGCAAGTGACGCAATGATCGTCAGCGGGCTCATCGCGATTTTGCATGCATTGTATAACGGACTGCCTGTGAATGAGGTTGCTGGCGTTGATGCGCGGGCGGAATTCGAACGTCTTGGACTGAATGACCATTTGTCGGCGCAGCGGTCCAACGGATTGCGCGCAATGATTGAGCGGATTCGGAGCGTTACTGCTTAA
- a CDS encoding phosphatidylglycerol lysyltransferase domain-containing protein, translated as MSQDKTSTSGLSSAFSTGWIARSVPILALGVFGALFVRHILQMESTAIWAALGSLQWWQWLVAMGFTALSFRAIGIYDVLVHRVLQTRQHPNLARSAGIKAIAVSQTLGFGAVTSALVRWRCLPDLSASAIARLSAAVSLSFLAALAVVAALIVPPSGLIPHSNALVLGGLASLFGLVLLARLGHRLGWIPAPVRASTLLVLLSATAADTGFAAAALWVLWPEEVSFQLLFAAYVVALGAGLLSNAPGGVGAFDLSLLALIPVSNSAAAMAALLAFRTIYYALPAAIALLCLIRPTPVASQRPIQHPEAALARQTAHVFPHKKAPLLTLSCWGNGAVLGDFPETITFSDLQKRGAPSAVYKCSAKHAVHARKAGWQTVLCAEDALIDLSTWSTQGAEKRQLRRALKSFATSGLHISEVSDTTSLAHIAQRWARASGGERGHTMGRFCPDYLRHQRVFAAYAGTTPVAFVSFHTGPLWTLDLMRHAALPSGAPLPNGTIHALVHAGILAAIQDNAHQLSLAAVPSAAMNIPFATRAIEASAGLRRFKQSFAPTWHPRYLCAPSKTQLVFTMATLAYAIHYPLPLPHPKTAQRNDENYSIAPMSRTCEARATPLGARQNVQYSTERPV; from the coding sequence ATGTCACAAGATAAAACTTCTACGTCGGGGTTAAGCTCCGCTTTCTCGACGGGATGGATCGCGAGATCTGTTCCCATACTGGCGCTCGGCGTGTTCGGCGCATTGTTTGTGCGCCACATACTGCAGATGGAAAGCACCGCAATCTGGGCCGCGCTGGGATCATTGCAGTGGTGGCAATGGCTCGTCGCGATGGGGTTCACTGCGCTCAGCTTTCGCGCCATTGGCATCTATGACGTCTTGGTGCACCGCGTTCTACAAACCCGCCAACACCCAAACCTTGCGCGTAGCGCAGGCATAAAGGCGATCGCAGTTTCCCAGACTTTGGGATTTGGCGCAGTGACAAGCGCCTTGGTCCGCTGGCGTTGCCTTCCGGACCTATCCGCAAGCGCCATTGCACGGCTTTCTGCCGCTGTAAGCCTGTCGTTTCTGGCAGCACTCGCCGTTGTTGCAGCCCTCATCGTGCCGCCTTCTGGTCTCATACCTCACTCGAATGCGCTTGTTTTGGGTGGTCTCGCATCGCTTTTCGGATTGGTGCTTTTGGCACGCCTTGGTCACCGCCTTGGCTGGATACCGGCACCCGTTCGGGCCTCCACACTCCTTGTTTTACTCTCTGCGACAGCTGCGGACACAGGGTTTGCGGCAGCGGCGCTTTGGGTGCTTTGGCCTGAAGAGGTTTCTTTCCAGCTATTATTTGCAGCCTATGTTGTGGCGCTTGGCGCAGGGTTGCTTTCTAACGCCCCTGGCGGCGTCGGCGCGTTTGATCTGTCATTGCTCGCTCTTATTCCCGTCAGCAATTCTGCCGCGGCAATGGCCGCACTTCTGGCGTTTCGCACCATTTATTATGCACTCCCTGCCGCTATCGCATTGCTTTGCCTTATCCGCCCGACACCCGTCGCATCACAGCGGCCTATACAGCATCCCGAAGCCGCCCTTGCGCGGCAGACGGCTCATGTGTTCCCCCACAAGAAAGCGCCCCTCCTCACGCTGTCTTGCTGGGGGAATGGCGCGGTTCTCGGGGATTTCCCCGAAACGATTACTTTCTCTGATTTGCAAAAACGGGGCGCACCAAGCGCAGTCTATAAGTGTTCGGCAAAACACGCCGTTCACGCGCGCAAGGCAGGTTGGCAAACCGTTTTATGCGCTGAAGACGCACTGATTGATCTGTCCACTTGGTCTACCCAAGGCGCTGAGAAACGCCAATTGCGGCGCGCACTCAAATCTTTTGCAACCTCAGGCCTGCATATTTCCGAAGTCAGTGACACCACGTCGCTAGCCCATATCGCGCAAAGATGGGCGCGTGCGTCAGGTGGTGAACGCGGCCATACCATGGGGCGGTTTTGTCCCGACTATCTGCGCCATCAACGTGTGTTTGCTGCCTATGCCGGAACGACCCCGGTCGCCTTCGTTAGTTTTCACACAGGGCCGTTGTGGACGCTTGATCTTATGCGTCACGCGGCACTGCCGTCAGGCGCGCCTTTGCCCAATGGAACGATCCATGCGCTTGTCCATGCAGGCATTCTTGCTGCAATTCAGGACAACGCACATCAACTTTCCTTGGCCGCAGTCCCTTCAGCCGCAATGAACATCCCGTTCGCAACGCGAGCGATCGAAGCCTCAGCCGGATTGCGTCGCTTTAAACAATCCTTTGCCCCAACGTGGCACCCCCGCTACCTTTGCGCCCCAAGCAAAACGCAGCTTGTTTTCACAATGGCGACCTTGGCCTATGCCATTCATTACCCGCTGCCCTTGCCGCACCCAAAAACCGCTCAGCGAAATGATGAAAATTATTCAATTGCGCCGATGTCACGCACATGCGAAGCGCGTGCGACCCCTTTAGGAGCACGTCAAAATGTCCAGTATTCAACCGAACGCCCTGTCTGA
- a CDS encoding sterol desaturase family protein, whose product MEFLTTFIRDTFALNEALSPIYLGCFVLFTALVYLVRREKGSFIAFLIPREIWSHRSIRVDVALIVINRLLSLFGLFARFAAVPVVATWVAEMIQHPALSGFSLSPLVLAGLVFVITDFTSYWIHRIHHGSRVLWPLHAVHHSASVLTPLTAYRTHPVAQMVTTAMATVIFGVVFGVLVGAFSPDLSLYEIAGVNAFVILSNLTVSNFHHSHIWVSFGPIIERLIISPAQHQIHHSVKPRHFNRNYGQVLAVWDWIFGTLYIIREKEVVTFGLTDKADAPLMTHRLGPILLDPLRRVFRSAR is encoded by the coding sequence ATGGAATTCTTGACCACGTTCATCCGTGATACCTTTGCACTCAATGAAGCGCTCTCCCCGATCTACCTGGGATGTTTCGTTCTGTTCACAGCGTTGGTTTACTTAGTGCGCCGCGAGAAAGGCAGCTTCATCGCATTCTTAATCCCGCGCGAAATCTGGTCGCACAGATCCATTCGGGTGGATGTGGCGCTCATCGTCATCAATCGGCTTTTGTCCTTGTTTGGCCTATTTGCGCGGTTTGCAGCTGTACCTGTTGTGGCCACTTGGGTCGCGGAGATGATCCAGCATCCCGCGTTGTCGGGTTTCAGCCTCTCGCCGTTGGTACTTGCAGGGTTGGTCTTTGTGATAACGGACTTCACGTCGTATTGGATTCACCGCATTCATCACGGCTCAAGGGTCTTGTGGCCATTACACGCTGTTCATCACAGCGCCTCTGTTCTGACGCCGTTAACCGCCTACCGCACGCATCCTGTCGCCCAGATGGTCACGACAGCGATGGCAACTGTCATTTTCGGAGTTGTGTTTGGCGTTTTAGTTGGCGCGTTCAGCCCAGACCTCAGCCTGTATGAAATCGCTGGTGTGAATGCCTTTGTGATCTTATCCAACTTGACCGTCTCCAATTTTCACCACTCCCACATCTGGGTCAGCTTCGGGCCAATCATTGAGCGATTGATCATCTCCCCTGCACAACATCAAATTCACCATTCCGTTAAGCCACGCCACTTCAACCGCAACTACGGGCAGGTCTTAGCTGTTTGGGATTGGATTTTCGGGACCCTCTATATAATTCGCGAAAAAGAGGTTGTGACCTTTGGTCTAACAGACAAAGCCGACGCGCCCTTGATGACGCACCGGCTTGGCCCCATTCTACTAGATCCATTGCGCCGCGTGTTTCGGTCAGCGCGCTAG
- the rnd gene encoding ribonuclease D → MKTITTTTELAAYCAEASKYPYVTVDTEFLRERTYYSKLCLIQLAYAGDGNDDAVLVDPLSDGLDLAPLYALFQDENVVKVFHAARQDLEIFYIDQGVIPAPLFDTQVAAMVCGFGEQAGYETLVRKIAKDSVDKSSRFTDWSRRPLTDAQQTYALADVTHLRVIYEFLSAQLDKSGRKKWVAEEMAVLNDPATYKADPDLAWKRVKTRTSTGKFLSIVRELARFRENHAQSRNIPRNRVFKDDALVEIASTKPASEKDLSRSRLLLREARRGEIAEGILNAVKVGLAVKPEDAPRVDSNREKLQVNPALADMLRVLVKSAADTEGVAQKLIANSADLDAIAGGIRDVAALRGWRKEVFGDDAMRLCNGEIGLAVKGEKVVTFTL, encoded by the coding sequence ATGAAGACCATCACAACGACGACCGAGCTTGCCGCGTATTGCGCCGAGGCCTCTAAATATCCTTACGTGACCGTGGACACCGAATTCCTGCGCGAACGGACCTATTATTCCAAACTTTGCCTGATCCAACTGGCCTATGCGGGTGATGGAAATGATGACGCAGTTTTGGTTGATCCGCTGTCTGATGGGCTTGACCTGGCACCGCTTTATGCGCTTTTCCAAGATGAAAACGTGGTTAAGGTTTTCCACGCTGCCCGCCAAGACCTTGAGATTTTTTATATTGATCAAGGTGTTATTCCCGCGCCGTTGTTCGACACGCAGGTCGCTGCGATGGTTTGCGGGTTTGGTGAACAGGCCGGCTATGAAACGCTGGTACGCAAAATCGCTAAGGATTCCGTTGATAAGTCTTCGCGCTTTACCGATTGGTCGCGCCGTCCACTGACGGATGCACAGCAAACCTATGCGTTGGCTGACGTGACCCATTTGCGCGTCATTTATGAATTTCTGTCCGCCCAATTAGATAAGTCTGGTCGCAAGAAGTGGGTGGCCGAAGAAATGGCCGTGCTAAACGATCCGGCCACGTACAAAGCCGACCCAGATTTGGCATGGAAGCGGGTGAAGACACGCACAAGCACGGGCAAGTTTTTGTCGATCGTACGCGAATTGGCGCGGTTCCGCGAAAACCACGCGCAATCCCGCAATATTCCGCGCAACCGCGTGTTCAAAGACGACGCCTTGGTTGAGATCGCATCGACTAAGCCCGCGTCTGAAAAAGACCTTAGCCGTTCGCGTCTTTTGCTACGCGAAGCCCGCCGTGGTGAGATTGCCGAAGGTATCTTGAATGCGGTGAAGGTTGGTTTGGCTGTCAAACCCGAAGATGCGCCGCGCGTTGATTCCAACCGTGAGAAACTTCAGGTGAACCCTGCTTTGGCAGACATGCTACGCGTTCTGGTTAAATCCGCCGCGGACACTGAGGGTGTGGCCCAAAAGTTGATCGCCAACAGCGCTGATCTGGATGCGATTGCAGGCGGAATTCGCGATGTCGCAGCCCTTCGTGGGTGGCGCAAAGAGGTGTTCGGCGACGATGCCATGCGCCTTTGCAATGGCGAGATCGGCTTGGCCGTAAAGGGCGAAAAGGTCGTTACGTTTACGCTATAA
- the purN gene encoding phosphoribosylglycinamide formyltransferase, with protein MSKRVAILISGGGSNMVALAQSMVGDHPARPVVVISNDPNAGGLAKARDLGIATAAVDHRDYPNDRSAFEEVLHKTLEGYQPDIVCLAGFMRILTEGFTARYEGRMLNIHPSLLPKYKGLHTHARALEAGDNEHGCSVHEVTAALDDGPVLGQARIAIEEGDTPETLASRLLPLEHKLYPAVLRSFAANDKTPIRF; from the coding sequence ATGAGCAAACGGGTTGCCATCCTGATTTCGGGTGGTGGCTCGAATATGGTGGCGCTTGCGCAAAGCATGGTTGGCGATCATCCGGCGCGTCCGGTGGTCGTGATTTCAAATGATCCTAATGCCGGCGGGCTTGCGAAAGCGCGTGACCTTGGGATTGCGACGGCTGCTGTCGATCATCGTGATTATCCTAATGATCGTAGTGCCTTCGAGGAAGTTCTTCATAAAACGCTTGAGGGTTATCAGCCTGATATCGTCTGCCTTGCGGGGTTCATGCGCATCCTGACAGAAGGCTTCACTGCGCGTTATGAAGGGCGGATGTTAAACATTCATCCGTCGCTGTTGCCCAAGTACAAAGGCCTACACACCCATGCGCGTGCGCTTGAGGCGGGGGATAATGAACACGGTTGTAGCGTCCATGAAGTGACCGCCGCGTTGGATGACGGACCTGTTCTAGGCCAAGCACGTATCGCGATTGAAGAGGGTGATACGCCAGAAACCCTCGCCAGTCGTTTGCTTCCATTGGAACATAAATTGTACCCAGCTGTTTTGCGCAGCTTTGCAGCGAATGACAAAACGCCGATACGTTTCTAG
- a CDS encoding corrinoid protein, protein MSDQEDDIILADLNDDDLVAQMFDDLYDGLKEEIEEAVNILLERKWVPYDILTKALVGGMTIVGHDFRDGILFVPEVLLAANAMKGGMFILKPLLAETGAPRVGKMVIGTVKGDIHDIGKNLVSMMMEGAGFEVVDLGINNAVESYLDAIASEEPDILGMSALLTTTMPYMKVVIDTMIEQGIRDEMIVLVGGAPLNEEFGKAIGADAYCRDAAVAVETAKTFMARKHNQGATA, encoded by the coding sequence ATGTCCGACCAAGAAGACGACATCATCCTCGCAGACCTGAACGACGACGATCTTGTCGCGCAGATGTTTGATGACCTGTACGATGGCCTCAAAGAGGAAATCGAAGAGGCTGTGAATATCCTACTTGAACGCAAGTGGGTGCCTTACGACATTCTGACCAAAGCGCTGGTTGGCGGCATGACAATCGTTGGCCACGACTTCCGCGATGGTATTTTGTTCGTGCCAGAAGTGCTGCTGGCGGCGAACGCAATGAAGGGTGGCATGTTCATCCTCAAGCCACTGCTTGCAGAAACTGGTGCGCCACGTGTTGGTAAAATGGTTATCGGTACTGTTAAGGGTGACATCCACGACATCGGCAAGAACCTTGTGTCCATGATGATGGAAGGCGCTGGCTTTGAAGTTGTCGACCTTGGCATCAACAACGCCGTTGAAAGCTACCTCGACGCAATTGCGTCTGAAGAGCCCGATATTCTTGGCATGTCCGCCCTCCTCACCACAACCATGCCTTACATGAAAGTCGTGATCGACACGATGATCGAACAAGGCATCCGCGATGAGATGATCGTTCTGGTTGGCGGCGCGCCGCTGAACGAAGAGTTCGGCAAAGCCATCGGCGCGGACGCCTATTGCCGTGACGCAGCTGTGGCCGTTGAAACAGCAAAGACGTTTATGGCACGCAAGCACAACCAAGGTGCAACAGCCTAA
- a CDS encoding DUF1638 domain-containing protein: MHSPDIVQNQTRGTGRILLIACGALAREILALNEANGWDHLHLHCLPANLHHTPDKIVGAVEKMVAERRNDFEDIYVVYADCGTGGLLKAACDRMGVQMVEGPHCYSFFEGNAAFEELGEMTAFYLTDFSVRQFDAFIWKPLGMDRHPDLRDMYFGNYEKMVYQAQTDDPALTELAKKHAERLGLKFERRLTGYGDLETSLAAVR, from the coding sequence ATGCATAGCCCTGATATCGTGCAAAACCAGACCCGTGGAACGGGTCGCATTCTTTTGATCGCCTGTGGTGCCTTGGCGCGTGAAATCCTCGCGCTGAACGAAGCGAACGGCTGGGATCATCTGCACCTACATTGCCTGCCCGCGAACCTTCACCACACGCCCGATAAGATCGTGGGTGCTGTTGAAAAGATGGTCGCGGAACGCCGTAATGACTTTGAGGACATCTACGTGGTTTACGCCGATTGCGGCACCGGCGGGCTGTTAAAGGCCGCGTGCGATCGCATGGGTGTACAGATGGTCGAAGGCCCCCATTGCTATAGTTTCTTTGAGGGCAATGCCGCGTTTGAAGAACTGGGCGAGATGACAGCATTCTACCTAACAGACTTTTCCGTCCGCCAGTTTGACGCGTTTATTTGGAAACCGCTCGGCATGGATCGCCACCCCGATCTTCGCGATATGTACTTCGGCAATTATGAAAAGATGGTCTATCAGGCCCAAACAGACGACCCGGCCCTGACTGAGCTGGCCAAGAAACACGCAGAACGCCTTGGGCTCAAGTTTGAGCGTCGCCTGACTGGCTATGGTGATCTTGAAACGTCGCTTGCCGCAGTTCGTTAA
- a CDS encoding glutathione S-transferase family protein encodes MLTLFAAKGTVAIASQISLEEANLPYNIRWISFADGDQHAAPFLAVNPKGRVPALITDFGPLTETPAILEYVAELSGQLMPEAAIERARVREMLSYLASTMHVNHAHRFRGARWADDPSAHASMVAKVPQTMADSCAYVESQLPDTGWLVGTYSIADIHLVTVCRWLAGDGVDIANYPKLAAHFAAMTSRPAVANVFKAHA; translated from the coding sequence ATGCTCACTCTGTTTGCAGCTAAGGGTACCGTCGCCATTGCCAGCCAGATCTCTCTGGAAGAAGCAAATCTACCTTACAACATCCGCTGGATTAGCTTTGCCGATGGTGACCAGCACGCAGCACCCTTTCTGGCCGTGAACCCCAAAGGACGGGTTCCCGCCTTGATCACCGATTTTGGCCCGCTGACCGAGACGCCTGCGATCCTTGAATACGTCGCTGAACTATCGGGCCAATTGATGCCCGAAGCGGCGATTGAGCGCGCCCGCGTACGTGAAATGCTCAGCTATCTCGCCTCGACGATGCATGTAAATCACGCCCATAGGTTTCGTGGTGCACGGTGGGCTGACGACCCTTCGGCCCATGCTTCAATGGTTGCCAAAGTCCCGCAAACAATGGCTGACAGCTGCGCCTATGTTGAAAGCCAATTGCCTGACACGGGATGGCTCGTCGGCACCTATTCAATCGCTGACATTCATTTGGTAACTGTATGTCGTTGGCTGGCGGGTGATGGAGTCGACATTGCGAACTATCCGAAACTCGCGGCGCATTTTGCCGCCATGACATCGCGTCCAGCAGTCGCAAACGTCTTCAAAGCCCATGCATAG